A single region of the Salipaludibacillus sp. LMS25 genome encodes:
- a CDS encoding penicillin-binding transpeptidase domain-containing protein → MRRAKTILGFLLVAPALTACQNEEPPHPEEVLDAYLEAWCEQTFSDMYELLSDTSKQEIATYDWEFTDRYEKIYRDLEITAIEPMFESVDYDEKNSDLEDLTEAEYPVTMEMNSVAGTMTYTTNILLTKAEDAEEENEKSRWEVEWEPTHLMMGMEDPHDQISVDVVQPTRGGVFDREGRELAINGEIYEAGIVPESSDDLEESAERFAAVLELDEEKVIDMAGRYPDNPDWFAPVQTIALTDDRVEALLDIPGVLLNRIEGREYPYGEMTGHLVGHIGAISAEELEEAEGKGYSSASQIGKNGIELLYEDELRGSAGVTVSIMTEEGDLRDRLINSDPVDGEDIYLTIDIELQEKMAGIMSEDSGSAVVVDPLTGETLVLLSLPSFDPNLRYLQLPDPRAEELVETDILFERRFQRTYTPGSVFKPFTAMAGIEEGTLDPEEYLTIEGSQWQPDDSWGGYEITRVNSQETNVDLQTAMVLSDNIYFARQALELGEDSFMGWAEEVGFGDEGFAFDFPIDSSTITNNDLENDILLADSGYGQGEIQMSPVHLTAFYTIILNEGEMIQPFLIQEEETDREDQMEVSSVVAPETATVLHETLMSVVEDAKGTAHREKPGHSRSLAGKTGTAEMKEAQTTEDGEEIGWYVSYDVESNDLLTTVMIQNVEDKGGSGYVVDLANAFWASIDD, encoded by the coding sequence GTGAGGAGAGCAAAAACAATACTAGGCTTTTTACTAGTTGCGCCAGCATTAACCGCTTGTCAAAATGAGGAACCGCCTCATCCAGAGGAAGTATTAGACGCTTATTTAGAAGCGTGGTGTGAACAAACTTTCTCAGACATGTATGAATTACTAAGCGATACAAGTAAACAAGAGATCGCTACCTATGATTGGGAGTTTACTGACAGGTACGAGAAAATCTATCGTGATTTGGAGATAACAGCGATTGAGCCGATGTTTGAATCAGTTGATTACGACGAAAAAAATAGCGACTTAGAGGATTTAACAGAAGCAGAATATCCTGTCACAATGGAGATGAATTCGGTGGCCGGGACAATGACTTATACGACAAACATCCTTTTAACAAAAGCGGAAGACGCTGAAGAGGAGAATGAAAAGTCTAGATGGGAAGTTGAGTGGGAGCCAACTCACCTAATGATGGGCATGGAAGATCCGCATGACCAGATAAGCGTTGATGTCGTACAACCAACTCGAGGAGGCGTATTCGACAGAGAAGGACGAGAATTAGCTATCAATGGGGAGATATATGAAGCGGGGATCGTTCCTGAAAGTTCCGATGATCTTGAAGAATCGGCAGAGCGATTCGCTGCAGTGCTAGAATTAGATGAAGAAAAGGTCATTGACATGGCGGGGCGCTATCCAGATAACCCGGACTGGTTTGCTCCAGTACAAACAATCGCTTTGACCGATGATAGAGTGGAGGCATTATTAGACATTCCTGGGGTTCTGCTAAATCGTATTGAGGGACGGGAATATCCTTATGGTGAAATGACAGGCCATTTAGTTGGACATATCGGAGCTATTAGCGCAGAAGAGTTAGAGGAAGCCGAGGGGAAAGGATACTCTTCTGCGTCACAAATCGGAAAGAACGGCATTGAACTCTTGTATGAAGATGAGCTACGGGGCTCAGCTGGCGTGACAGTATCTATTATGACTGAAGAAGGGGACTTACGCGATCGCCTCATAAATTCTGATCCAGTAGACGGTGAAGATATTTATTTAACAATCGATATAGAACTTCAAGAAAAGATGGCAGGTATTATGAGTGAAGACTCTGGTTCGGCAGTTGTAGTCGATCCCCTCACAGGTGAGACGCTAGTATTGCTTAGTTTGCCTTCCTTTGACCCAAATTTAAGGTATTTACAGTTGCCTGATCCAAGGGCAGAAGAATTGGTGGAGACAGATATACTATTCGAACGACGTTTTCAACGGACTTATACTCCTGGCTCAGTTTTTAAGCCATTTACTGCAATGGCAGGGATTGAAGAGGGAACACTCGATCCAGAAGAATACTTAACGATTGAAGGGAGTCAATGGCAGCCGGATGATAGCTGGGGTGGCTATGAGATTACACGCGTGAACTCCCAAGAAACGAATGTAGACCTTCAAACTGCTATGGTATTATCAGACAATATTTATTTTGCTAGACAAGCACTTGAATTAGGAGAAGATAGTTTTATGGGTTGGGCAGAAGAGGTTGGTTTTGGAGATGAAGGGTTTGCATTCGATTTTCCTATTGATTCATCAACCATCACTAATAATGACCTAGAAAATGACATTTTACTTGCTGATTCAGGCTACGGGCAAGGAGAAATCCAAATGAGTCCTGTACATTTAACGGCTTTTTATACGATTATTCTCAATGAGGGAGAAATGATTCAGCCGTTTTTAATTCAAGAAGAGGAAACGGATAGAGAAGATCAGATGGAAGTTAGTTCTGTAGTAGCACCGGAAACGGCGACCGTTCTTCATGAGACATTAATGAGTGTGGTGGAAGATGCAAAGGGGACAGCTCATCGGGAAAAGCCAGGTCATAGTCGCTCATTGGCGGGCAAGACTGGCACAGCAGAAATGAAAGAAGCGCAAACAACGGAAGACGGCGAAGAAATAGGCTGGTATGTTAGCTATGACGTTGAAAGTAACGACTTACTGACAACCGTGATGATTCAAAACGTTGAAGATAAAGGCGGCAGTGGTTACGTCGTTGATTTAGCTAACGCATTTTGGGCATCCATTGATGACTAA
- a CDS encoding methyl-accepting chemotaxis protein produces MKNMKILTKFQLLMFVTIISLSVIVLGVTFLSVKSGIESFAADKANSDLDLTYNYVNEKYEGEWREHNGDLYKGDHRLNEDYDLADELAEMTGGLITIFHDRQPISTNLIIADERAVSVAAQGEVTERVLENGETYGGEADILGVDMQTAYRPIFAEDGSIIGMWFTATSQESINTIMSNILYQVGIIVVVIVSLMTVLLVFFTKQIKGRVTAILESLKLAGEGDFRSHHDDNRRDELGEISTGFNIMKENLSELLQDVTSASEQLASSSEELTATSEQSAKAAEEVAKTIDNISRGASLQAADTEKGSGEVNELGKLIIQDQRYLDNLNQIAEEVTSLKDEGLALVNDLVHKTTTNNDVADQIHDIIMETNKNTEQIENASGMIQNISEQTNLLALNASIEAARAGEAGKGFSVVADEIRKLAEQSNRFSEEITSIIHKLAEKTMHAVNKMSESQEVSRRQTESVTATSATFEGVATAIESMKVTLAQLNESGNSMDMKKEEIIAVIDNLSAISQQNAASTQQMSAAVEEQTASIEEIAGSSESLAQLAEDLQTKASRFTY; encoded by the coding sequence ATGAAAAATATGAAAATATTAACTAAATTTCAGTTACTAATGTTTGTTACCATTATTAGTCTATCAGTAATTGTTTTAGGGGTGACTTTTCTATCTGTAAAAAGTGGCATTGAGAGCTTTGCAGCAGATAAAGCAAATTCAGATTTAGACTTAACTTACAATTATGTTAATGAAAAGTATGAGGGAGAGTGGCGTGAACACAACGGAGATCTTTATAAAGGTGATCATCGTCTTAATGAAGATTACGATTTAGCTGACGAATTGGCAGAGATGACCGGTGGACTCATTACAATCTTCCATGATCGGCAACCCATTTCTACTAACCTTATTATTGCTGATGAACGGGCGGTTTCCGTGGCAGCGCAAGGTGAAGTGACTGAACGTGTACTTGAAAATGGCGAAACCTATGGTGGCGAAGCAGACATTCTTGGGGTGGACATGCAAACAGCTTATCGACCTATTTTCGCAGAGGATGGCAGTATTATCGGCATGTGGTTTACGGCTACATCCCAAGAAAGTATTAATACGATCATGTCAAACATTTTATATCAAGTTGGCATTATAGTTGTTGTTATTGTCAGTTTAATGACCGTTTTACTCGTGTTTTTTACAAAGCAAATAAAAGGAAGAGTTACAGCTATTTTAGAGAGCTTGAAATTAGCAGGTGAAGGGGATTTTCGTAGTCATCATGATGATAATCGTCGCGATGAATTAGGAGAAATTTCAACAGGTTTTAATATTATGAAAGAAAATTTGTCAGAGTTATTACAGGATGTGACATCGGCTTCGGAACAATTGGCTTCTTCATCAGAAGAGCTTACGGCAACCAGTGAACAATCGGCTAAAGCGGCGGAAGAAGTAGCAAAAACGATCGATAATATTTCACGTGGTGCGTCACTCCAAGCAGCGGATACGGAAAAAGGGTCAGGAGAAGTTAATGAATTAGGAAAACTGATTATTCAAGACCAGCGTTACCTCGATAATCTTAATCAAATCGCAGAAGAAGTAACGAGTTTAAAAGACGAGGGATTAGCACTTGTAAACGACCTTGTACACAAAACAACAACGAACAATGATGTGGCGGATCAAATTCATGATATTATTATGGAAACGAATAAAAACACGGAACAAATTGAAAATGCTAGTGGTATGATCCAAAATATATCTGAACAGACAAACTTATTAGCTTTGAATGCTTCAATTGAAGCAGCACGAGCGGGAGAAGCGGGGAAAGGGTTTTCTGTTGTTGCAGATGAGATACGTAAACTTGCTGAGCAATCGAACCGATTTTCTGAAGAAATCACCTCTATTATCCATAAACTAGCAGAAAAAACAATGCATGCTGTTAATAAAATGAGCGAATCACAGGAAGTATCACGACGGCAAACGGAAAGTGTTACAGCGACTAGTGCCACTTTCGAAGGGGTAGCTACAGCCATAGAAAGTATGAAGGTAACGTTAGCGCAGTTAAACGAATCAGGAAATAGTATGGATATGAAGAAAGAGGAAATTATTGCGGTGATCGACAACTTATCTGCTATCTCTCAGCAAAATGCAGCCAGTACCCAACAAATGTCTGCTGCTGTAGAAGAGCAAACAGCGTCAATAGAGGAAATTGCAGGGTCGAGCGAATCTCTGGCTCAATTAGCCGAAGATTTGCAAACTAAAGCAAGTAGATTCACTTACTAA
- a CDS encoding VanZ family protein, with translation MRERYKFILFYLVPLIGWMGLIYYSSSQTFEEQTVEPVLLDVNLSYIHSYFGWVSFYYGDTLVSLETRSPAEFVEFFIRKGAHVVTFAFLGILSYRLFSYFLKHVTSSSLLAVIFVAMYSTFDEYRQFLNPGRSGMVEDVILNCVGGVLGITLWINITKWVEKKRKQIPTT, from the coding sequence ATGAGAGAACGTTATAAATTTATTTTATTTTATTTAGTTCCACTTATTGGGTGGATGGGGCTAATTTACTATTCTTCCTCGCAAACGTTTGAAGAACAGACAGTGGAACCGGTACTATTAGATGTGAATCTATCTTATATTCACTCTTATTTTGGTTGGGTTTCCTTTTACTATGGTGATACTCTCGTCAGCTTAGAAACAAGGTCCCCTGCTGAATTTGTCGAATTTTTCATAAGAAAAGGTGCTCATGTTGTCACTTTTGCTTTTCTAGGTATATTAAGCTACCGTTTGTTTTCATATTTTTTAAAACATGTCACCTCTTCAAGCTTACTAGCGGTAATTTTTGTAGCCATGTATAGCACGTTCGATGAGTACCGTCAGTTTTTGAATCCTGGAAGATCAGGAATGGTTGAGGATGTAATTCTTAATTGCGTAGGAGGAGTGTTAGGGATCACCCTATGGATAAACATTACGAAGTGGGTTGAAAAAAAAAGGAAACAAATCCCCACAACTTAG
- a CDS encoding AraC family transcriptional regulator translates to MYNWSDIKKETIAFRQSSRFETVVDLDIIGLEKRVSTEYRWHGLERKRGNAFVFQYTLSGEGAIDIQGSTFRLTPQKAFMVEIPGKHCYYLPDYSPNWEFIFITLNGVAAKACWDRLSQRYGPILDIPLDSNVINKVFDIYISATEKAFEDAYMSSAEAYGFLMECYRLLQPVKAQSTFPESMHDALNFIHQHYHEDVTIEDISNAAYVSKYYLIKIFQRTLNTTPGQYVTNVRIEKAIELLVNTNFTIRMISEKVGFSNDNYFNKVFKKIVGIPPGEFRKNKNPIPFERIVIH, encoded by the coding sequence ATGTATAATTGGAGCGATATAAAGAAAGAAACGATTGCCTTTAGGCAAAGTAGCCGCTTTGAAACGGTCGTTGACCTCGATATCATCGGTTTGGAAAAAAGAGTATCAACAGAATATAGATGGCATGGCCTTGAAAGGAAAAGAGGAAATGCATTTGTATTTCAATATACTTTATCGGGTGAAGGAGCTATTGATATTCAAGGATCAACGTTCAGACTTACACCTCAAAAGGCTTTTATGGTAGAGATACCAGGAAAACATTGTTACTACCTTCCTGACTATAGCCCTAATTGGGAATTTATTTTCATTACTTTAAATGGGGTGGCGGCAAAAGCATGTTGGGACCGTCTTTCGCAAAGATACGGCCCTATTTTAGATATTCCCTTAGATTCCAATGTTATTAATAAAGTGTTTGATATATATATTAGTGCAACTGAAAAGGCTTTCGAAGATGCTTACATGTCTTCAGCTGAAGCTTATGGTTTTTTAATGGAATGTTACCGATTACTACAACCAGTTAAAGCCCAATCAACCTTTCCAGAGAGCATGCATGATGCGCTAAATTTTATTCATCAACATTATCACGAGGATGTGACGATAGAAGATATTTCCAATGCCGCTTATGTATCAAAGTACTATTTAATCAAAATCTTTCAAAGGACTTTAAACACCACTCCGGGACAATATGTGACTAACGTCAGAATTGAAAAAGCAATCGAATTATTGGTAAATACTAATTTTACAATTAGGATGATTTCAGAAAAAGTTGGCTTTTCTAATGACAATTATTTTAACAAAGTGTTTAAAAAAATAGTTGGCATTCCTCCTGGAGAATTTCGTAAAAATAAAAACCCTATACCGTTTGAGCGGATAGTGATTCATTAG
- a CDS encoding alpha-glucosidase/alpha-galactosidase encodes MPKITFIGAGSTIFAKNVLGDCMFVDALNGSEFALHDIDEKRLMESEQMLKHLANKYNKTIQIVSYLDRKDALAGAKYVINAIQVGGYKPSTVIDFEIPKKYGLRQTIGDTVGIGGIFRTLRTIPVMLDIAHDMEEVCPDAWLLNYTNPMAALTGFMLKYTNIKTIGLCHSVQVCTKELFEKLDMPHDNIEEKIAGINHMAWLLEVKKDGIDLYPEIKKRAEEKQLEKHDDMIRFELMDKFGYYITESSEHNAEYHPYFIKSQYPELIEKFNIPLDEYPRRCVNQINDWEKMRESIVHNSELSHERSHEYGSRIIEAMETDIPFKFGGNVLNTGGLISNLPEKACVEVPCVADRNGIMPCYIGELPEQLAALNRTNINTQLLTIEAAATLDKRRIYQAAMLDPHTSAELSLADITAMCDELIEAHGSWLPDYHDSSSN; translated from the coding sequence ATGCCAAAAATAACATTTATCGGGGCTGGGAGTACTATTTTTGCAAAAAATGTCCTTGGTGACTGCATGTTTGTAGATGCACTGAATGGGTCAGAATTTGCCTTACATGATATCGATGAAAAACGTTTAATGGAATCTGAACAAATGCTGAAACATTTAGCAAATAAGTATAACAAAACAATTCAGATTGTATCTTATCTAGATAGAAAAGACGCTTTAGCAGGCGCCAAGTACGTCATTAATGCTATTCAAGTGGGTGGTTATAAACCGAGCACTGTCATTGATTTTGAGATTCCTAAAAAATACGGTCTTCGTCAAACAATAGGGGATACCGTGGGGATTGGAGGTATATTCAGAACACTGCGGACAATTCCCGTCATGCTAGACATTGCCCATGACATGGAAGAAGTTTGTCCTGATGCTTGGCTATTAAATTATACAAATCCAATGGCGGCATTGACAGGGTTTATGCTCAAATACACAAACATCAAAACGATCGGCCTCTGCCACAGTGTTCAAGTCTGTACAAAGGAATTATTCGAAAAGCTAGATATGCCTCATGACAATATTGAAGAAAAAATTGCCGGTATTAATCATATGGCATGGCTACTGGAAGTGAAAAAAGATGGGATCGACTTATACCCCGAAATAAAAAAGCGCGCTGAAGAAAAACAGTTGGAAAAACATGATGACATGATCCGATTCGAACTTATGGATAAATTCGGTTACTACATTACTGAGTCATCTGAGCATAATGCTGAATATCATCCTTATTTTATTAAAAGTCAGTATCCAGAACTCATTGAAAAATTTAACATCCCATTAGACGAATACCCAAGACGTTGTGTAAACCAAATAAATGACTGGGAAAAAATGCGGGAGAGCATTGTCCATAATTCAGAATTAAGCCATGAACGAAGCCATGAATATGGCTCGCGAATCATCGAAGCCATGGAGACGGATATTCCATTTAAATTCGGTGGCAATGTGTTAAATACGGGTGGGCTGATTTCTAATCTTCCTGAAAAAGCATGTGTAGAAGTCCCGTGTGTCGCTGATCGTAATGGTATTATGCCTTGCTATATCGGTGAATTACCAGAGCAATTAGCTGCTCTAAACAGAACGAATATAAATACCCAGCTATTGACGATTGAAGCTGCGGCTACTCTCGACAAGCGGCGTATTTATCAAGCTGCTATGCTTGATCCACATACGAGTGCAGAGCTTTCTCTAGCTGATATTACAGCGATGTGTGATGAATTAATCGAAGCCCACGGGTCGTGGCTTCCGGATTATCATGACTCATCATCAAATTAA
- a CDS encoding S8 family serine peptidase: MMIVVLIMSMIMPQIASATDKRLSTSYLDEIDQDAPVEVADHLMEEFDDEEYVTFLLKMKEQVNTDKVAMDVAENNVQVAGTTDITLAQRTAIVSELRATATESQVEVKDFLLKEKENGNVQEIESFYIVNALAVTANKETVAALESFAEIDKILPNETRELHETTRTHVEDDNAPSQLPQTSDPELEWNIEQIEAPDVWEMGIDGSGVVVASIDTGVEWDHPALINQYRGYDAATGEVNHEFNWFDATVGEDIPYDDLDHGTHVTGTMVGAEEDGSNKIGVAPGAQWIGVKAFTDDGGTDMDLIAAGEWILAPTDEDGNPHPEYAPDIVNNSWGGGPGLDEWYRPMVQNWRAAGIFPEFSAGNTSLTNPGGPGSVANPANYPESFATGATNANNELATFSLQGPSPYDEIKPEVSAPGANIRSAVSGGGYEGGWNGTSMAGPHTSALAALLLQADSSLTVDELEDIIMTTATPATDSQFPETPNNGYGSGIINAYEAVTAVSDGLGQLTGSVLQEGEDSEPPVLQHTSPEEVFEGIALPLEVYAEDNVSVTSVKLMYENDGAWKEIEAERKSGDYRAGIYKANMPADAIIAPEITYYWVVEDFGGHTVESDVYTVEVHDSITTGYVQDFETYPAGWLSFGQHNSWEWGRPKAGPSSAYSGDHVYGTNLAGDYADDMDATLILPPVQVPDKGEFFLEYHEWFEFEENYDYGYVVVSTDDMETWDIVRTVNGVSDEWKSAHVDLSDYAGERIIVGFNAYSDFLITQSGWYIDDVSLTDEVEKTDDGRMELGIIDSGLSLYSSIGSRTNGLGLTNGLHLGRTPTNPAEHVPPQGKEVELNAPEQTTDQRQKDKDSSGDKKTTAGLPLAATVKVNETGRRTQTNPANGAFSLTHPAGHFTVRAEAYGFQPSEKEVSLEADDTTAVHFMLNELSLGSVSGAVLNEVTEEPVEGATLMLKEDPRISTVKSDEKGHYAIEAYEGTYTLKVMAPSYYSYETEVTIEGGDVTIADIALTPFIGFPGEIGYDDGTAENAHAFYEAGNGWAVRMSLEDGQEKALLTGGLLRFWDTEWPQPGGTDFQLAVYDAQGKGGAPGEKIAGPINAEALRDGSWTHVDLSEEGIIVDNDFYLVYIQTDDNPYAPGLATDENGPFSERNWEFTGGKFSQTTAEEGNYMIRALVDYEVTVPEITSPEDGYITNKEIVTVEGSGSPNVDMAIYNQGEDAGNTTTDDKGVFSVDVTLNDGENKLTAVAQTPSGTTDESEPVTVILDQEAPELEIVSPKDGDKVNSETVRVEGSVTDQYLDIVTVNGAKTDIDDEGFFSHRMMLDEGENKITVKAVDRAGNETVKTVTINANFGKYVLTDVTPAEDTELQAGETVLVSFHAEEGLDSSFVIRMPLTNLPSTNRTDNVTELPMREKSPGYYVGYYTATSNVKANGAEVEVIARDNFENEVRAVADGKLFINVE; encoded by the coding sequence ATGATGATCGTTGTTCTGATCATGTCGATGATCATGCCGCAAATCGCGAGTGCTACCGATAAGAGACTGTCTACTTCTTATTTAGATGAGATCGATCAAGACGCACCTGTAGAAGTGGCTGATCATCTTATGGAGGAATTTGACGATGAGGAATATGTGACATTCTTATTAAAAATGAAAGAGCAAGTGAATACTGACAAGGTTGCTATGGATGTAGCTGAAAATAATGTTCAAGTAGCTGGTACGACAGATATAACCCTTGCACAGCGAACAGCCATTGTTTCAGAACTCCGTGCTACGGCTACAGAATCACAAGTTGAAGTGAAAGATTTTTTATTAAAAGAGAAAGAGAATGGTAATGTTCAAGAGATAGAATCTTTTTATATTGTCAATGCTTTAGCCGTGACAGCAAATAAAGAAACTGTTGCAGCTTTAGAATCTTTTGCTGAGATAGATAAAATTCTTCCTAATGAGACGAGAGAACTACATGAAACAACTCGTACTCACGTGGAAGATGACAATGCACCTTCACAACTTCCACAAACGTCGGACCCAGAATTGGAATGGAATATTGAGCAAATAGAGGCACCAGATGTATGGGAGATGGGCATTGACGGCTCGGGTGTTGTTGTAGCATCCATTGATACTGGCGTGGAATGGGATCACCCTGCTTTAATAAATCAATATCGTGGTTATGACGCTGCCACGGGGGAAGTAAATCATGAATTTAATTGGTTTGATGCTACTGTTGGTGAAGACATACCTTATGATGATTTAGATCATGGCACCCATGTGACAGGAACGATGGTAGGGGCAGAAGAAGATGGTTCTAATAAAATAGGAGTAGCCCCAGGTGCTCAATGGATTGGTGTTAAAGCATTTACTGACGATGGCGGCACAGATATGGATTTAATAGCAGCAGGTGAATGGATACTTGCACCAACAGATGAAGATGGGAATCCTCATCCTGAATATGCCCCTGATATCGTGAATAACTCTTGGGGAGGAGGCCCTGGGTTAGATGAATGGTATCGACCGATGGTACAAAATTGGCGTGCGGCTGGTATCTTTCCAGAGTTCTCTGCAGGTAATACATCTTTAACTAATCCTGGTGGTCCGGGGTCTGTAGCGAATCCAGCAAACTATCCAGAATCTTTTGCTACAGGAGCGACGAACGCTAATAATGAACTAGCTACTTTCTCTTTGCAGGGGCCTTCCCCGTATGACGAAATTAAACCGGAAGTGAGTGCGCCAGGAGCCAATATTCGCTCTGCGGTGTCAGGTGGAGGATATGAAGGCGGATGGAATGGCACATCAATGGCTGGCCCTCACACCTCTGCATTAGCTGCTTTATTGTTACAGGCTGATTCTTCACTGACAGTGGACGAGCTTGAAGATATTATAATGACGACAGCAACACCGGCTACAGACAGTCAATTCCCAGAGACACCTAACAATGGGTACGGATCTGGTATTATAAATGCTTATGAAGCAGTTACAGCTGTTAGTGATGGGCTTGGTCAACTGACTGGTAGTGTTTTACAGGAGGGGGAAGACTCTGAACCACCTGTTCTCCAACATACCTCACCCGAAGAGGTATTCGAAGGAATTGCCCTTCCACTTGAGGTGTACGCAGAAGATAATGTGAGTGTCACATCCGTTAAATTAATGTATGAAAACGATGGGGCATGGAAGGAGATAGAGGCAGAACGTAAAAGTGGTGATTACCGGGCAGGCATTTATAAGGCGAACATGCCTGCTGACGCAATCATAGCCCCTGAAATAACGTATTATTGGGTTGTTGAAGATTTTGGTGGTCATACGGTTGAAAGTGATGTTTATACGGTAGAAGTCCACGACTCTATTACCACAGGATATGTTCAAGATTTTGAAACCTATCCAGCTGGATGGCTAAGTTTTGGACAACATAACAGCTGGGAATGGGGAAGACCGAAAGCTGGTCCTTCCTCTGCCTATTCCGGTGACCATGTATATGGGACAAATTTGGCTGGTGACTATGCAGATGATATGGATGCTACATTAATTTTGCCGCCAGTGCAAGTGCCGGATAAAGGAGAGTTTTTCCTTGAGTATCATGAATGGTTTGAGTTTGAGGAGAACTATGATTATGGCTATGTCGTTGTCTCTACAGATGATATGGAAACCTGGGATATTGTGCGGACAGTGAATGGCGTATCTGATGAATGGAAATCAGCACACGTTGATTTAAGTGATTATGCCGGGGAACGTATCATTGTTGGATTTAATGCGTATTCTGATTTTCTCATTACTCAATCTGGTTGGTATATTGATGATGTGTCATTAACGGATGAGGTTGAAAAGACAGATGATGGAAGAATGGAATTAGGTATCATTGATTCCGGATTAAGTTTGTATTCCTCAATTGGTTCCAGAACAAATGGACTTGGACTTACAAATGGATTGCATTTAGGACGAACACCTACAAACCCTGCTGAGCATGTTCCTCCACAAGGAAAAGAGGTGGAATTGAATGCTCCTGAACAGACAACGGATCAGCGACAGAAAGATAAAGACAGTTCAGGTGATAAAAAAACGACTGCTGGATTACCACTTGCAGCGACTGTGAAAGTGAACGAAACAGGGCGCCGAACACAAACAAATCCTGCGAACGGAGCATTCTCATTGACACACCCAGCTGGTCATTTCACGGTGAGAGCGGAAGCATACGGGTTCCAGCCTTCTGAAAAAGAAGTATCACTAGAAGCTGATGATACCACAGCTGTACACTTTATGTTGAATGAACTGAGTCTTGGTTCTGTTTCAGGAGCCGTTTTAAATGAGGTGACGGAAGAACCGGTTGAAGGGGCTACTTTAATGCTTAAGGAAGACCCTCGAATTTCCACAGTAAAATCGGATGAAAAAGGCCATTATGCTATTGAAGCGTATGAAGGTACTTACACGTTAAAAGTTATGGCACCGTCCTATTATAGTTATGAAACAGAAGTAACCATTGAGGGTGGGGATGTGACAATAGCAGACATTGCTCTGACACCATTTATAGGATTTCCTGGTGAAATTGGCTATGATGATGGCACAGCCGAAAATGCACATGCTTTTTATGAAGCAGGCAATGGATGGGCAGTCAGAATGTCGCTTGAAGATGGACAAGAGAAAGCGCTTCTCACAGGTGGGCTATTGCGTTTTTGGGACACTGAATGGCCACAACCAGGAGGGACAGATTTTCAATTGGCGGTCTATGATGCTCAAGGTAAAGGCGGTGCCCCAGGTGAGAAAATTGCAGGACCAATTAATGCAGAAGCATTGCGAGATGGGTCTTGGACTCACGTAGATCTAAGCGAGGAAGGCATTATAGTCGACAATGATTTTTATTTAGTTTATATCCAGACAGATGACAATCCATATGCACCAGGCTTAGCGACAGACGAAAACGGGCCTTTTTCAGAACGTAATTGGGAATTTACAGGAGGTAAATTCTCACAAACAACAGCTGAAGAAGGAAATTATATGATACGTGCATTAGTTGATTATGAAGTGACAGTCCCAGAGATTACGTCGCCAGAGGACGGTTATATAACAAATAAAGAAATAGTAACAGTAGAAGGAAGTGGCTCACCTAACGTGGATATGGCTATATACAATCAGGGGGAAGACGCTGGAAACACGACAACTGATGACAAGGGGGTTTTTTCAGTTGATGTCACACTAAATGACGGCGAAAATAAATTAACTGCCGTAGCTCAAACCCCGTCAGGAACCACTGATGAATCTGAACCGGTTACAGTCATTCTTGATCAAGAGGCACCAGAGCTGGAAATTGTCAGCCCAAAAGATGGGGATAAAGTGAACAGTGAAACAGTTAGAGTAGAAGGAAGTGTTACAGATCAGTATCTTGATATCGTGACGGTCAATGGGGCAAAGACAGACATAGACGATGAAGGCTTCTTCTCCCATAGAATGATGCTAGATGAAGGGGAAAATAAAATAACCGTTAAAGCAGTCGATAGAGCAGGTAATGAGACAGTGAAAACGGTGACTATCAATGCTAACTTTGGCAAATATGTTTTAACCGACGTGACACCAGCAGAAGATACAGAGCTTCAAGCAGGTGAGACGGTACTTGTGAGCTTTCACGCAGAAGAAGGTCTCGATAGCTCATTTGTGATCAGAATGCCTTTAACGAATTTGCCATCCACAAATAGAACTGATAATGTAACGGAATTACCAATGCGAGAGAAATCACCAGGCTATTATGTGGGCTACTACACAGCCACATCTAATGTGAAAGCAAATGGAGCAGAAGTTGAAGTTATTGCACGAGATAACTTTGAGAACGAAGTGAGAGCAGTGGCAGATGGTAAACTGTTTATAAATGTTGAGTAA